Proteins co-encoded in one Desulfitobacterium hafniense DCB-2 genomic window:
- a CDS encoding DUF4317 domain-containing protein has translation MNKNDVASIRKEFKVDNTKLKIAEVVSIYVKGDLKQVIGIEKEYFERMDAQKQDLYLKNFKKLLTGPLDAKVFELEFTDNKLGQNPNQRALIETLQPHHFAEGTEEIAHRIIENCHYEGDYMLTFLRGEVYKPSKRSSAGDDSGLDDVVFSFEFFMGSINPVMLPKTALKFDFEDRVFKADIPMDVTINLSAPLDGFMFPAWHDDAADVNKVVYYSSKANAPNPEFLSQVLGCDFQRTAQTEKEQFLEIVQEVAGKEIEAEKIADIYENLNTLITRNEEEENPEAASVGVKDMEKILQASGVGNTQGLETAFLKVTGTEKYEFKAANIAPNFKGKSLKIENNTVSISVNPQDLRYIKQVKRDGKRYLLIEIDETVNLEGFELSTETF, from the coding sequence ATGAATAAGAATGATGTAGCAAGTATCCGCAAAGAATTTAAAGTGGATAATACGAAACTAAAGATCGCCGAAGTCGTGAGCATTTATGTCAAAGGGGATTTAAAGCAGGTCATCGGCATCGAAAAAGAGTATTTCGAAAGAATGGATGCCCAAAAGCAGGATCTCTATCTTAAGAATTTTAAGAAACTCCTCACCGGGCCTCTTGATGCTAAAGTTTTTGAGCTGGAATTTACCGATAACAAATTGGGGCAAAATCCCAACCAAAGGGCGCTCATCGAAACCTTACAACCCCATCATTTCGCTGAGGGAACTGAAGAAATCGCTCATAGAATTATTGAAAACTGCCATTATGAAGGGGATTATATGCTGACCTTTTTACGGGGTGAGGTCTATAAGCCCTCGAAAAGAAGCTCTGCCGGGGATGATTCAGGGCTGGATGACGTGGTGTTTTCCTTTGAATTTTTCATGGGGAGTATTAATCCCGTCATGCTTCCCAAGACCGCTCTTAAATTCGATTTTGAGGACAGGGTGTTCAAAGCCGATATCCCCATGGATGTAACCATCAATCTATCGGCTCCTTTGGATGGGTTTATGTTCCCGGCCTGGCATGATGATGCGGCGGATGTGAATAAAGTGGTTTATTATTCCAGCAAAGCCAATGCCCCCAACCCGGAGTTTCTCTCCCAAGTGTTGGGATGCGATTTTCAGAGGACGGCACAAACGGAAAAGGAGCAATTCCTGGAGATCGTTCAGGAAGTGGCGGGAAAAGAAATCGAAGCGGAGAAGATCGCTGATATCTATGAAAATCTCAACACCCTGATCACCAGGAATGAAGAAGAGGAAAACCCTGAAGCAGCCAGTGTTGGGGTAAAGGATATGGAAAAAATTCTTCAGGCCAGCGGGGTGGGCAACACCCAGGGACTGGAAACCGCTTTCCTGAAGGTTACGGGTACGGAGAAATACGAATTTAAGGCGGCCAATATCGCACCTAACTTTAAGGGAAAATCCCTGAAAATCGAGAACAACACCGTGAGTATTTCTGTAAACCCTCAGGATTTACGCTATATCAAACAGGTCAAGCGGGACGGCAAACGGTATTTGCTGATTGAAATTGATGAGACCGTCAATCTTGAGGGCTTTGAATTAAGCACCGAAACATTTTAA
- a CDS encoding DUF6773 family protein translates to MKDERIQQAQNKVRSELAVITYLAIVLSFLVKTLAFDMSLAECLTEYLILILFPLYQFIRMHTMKISLYSSPGSKQYRHNLLFVAAILLITAALSVFSMLNRSTIVDFHKPVLFLVLFMVLFVVVYFIANGYNRHKAHKYEAEFDEKD, encoded by the coding sequence ATGAAAGATGAACGAATCCAACAAGCCCAGAATAAAGTTCGCAGTGAACTGGCTGTGATCACCTATCTGGCCATAGTCTTATCTTTTCTTGTCAAAACCTTAGCCTTTGACATGAGTCTTGCTGAATGCCTCACGGAATATCTGATCCTGATCCTCTTTCCCCTTTATCAGTTTATCCGTATGCATACCATGAAGATCAGCCTCTATAGCTCTCCCGGCAGTAAGCAATATCGTCATAATCTCTTGTTCGTTGCTGCAATCTTGCTGATTACAGCCGCTTTGTCTGTTTTCAGCATGTTAAACCGCTCCACTATCGTCGATTTTCATAAGCCAGTCCTTTTCCTGGTTTTGTTTATGGTCCTGTTCGTTGTTGTTTACTTTATTGCCAACGGATACAATCGGCACAAAGCCCATAAGTATGAAGCAGAGTTTGATGAGAAAGATTAA
- a CDS encoding helix-turn-helix transcriptional regulator encodes MKNLRLKAARAGLDMSQEQLAIAVGVTRQTIGMIEAGKFNPSLQLCIAICKALGKTLNDLFWEDDKNER; translated from the coding sequence TTGAAGAATCTTCGCTTAAAAGCGGCACGTGCCGGCTTGGATATGTCCCAGGAACAATTGGCCATAGCCGTGGGGGTAACGCGCCAGACCATCGGCATGATTGAAGCAGGTAAATTCAACCCATCTTTGCAGTTATGCATAGCCATTTGTAAAGCGCTTGGCAAAACCTTAAATGACCTTTTTTGGGAGGATGATAAAAATGAAAGATGA
- a CDS encoding ABC transporter permease, with protein MNNVHRLFRHRLFADWKFQYSIWKLVVDWIVALYIVIPGLALFLDTYVDWWQEPPSLFFALPLTILLPIAVVFCRSGTLRIFVEEADQLFLFQHRSWLKGLVAYSIAFQILANLLITGLLAFLCAPFLLAVHHVDLAGFFWFFLLLLICRINAGLFKQCLQHRWEGWRYILAQIPLLGFYTALFWAALASIGNRPLYFLLTFLLLLLLILLIFYRLSLPATLLKDISLAQTEKMKFANVFLKYMGTYTKKPIRLKKHPWLFKNSGRLFKERSADKVLTEIGLKGFLRHRSNMLFYLQVVGIYGAFLTILPSLWQWILWGGAIFFLASLGKLQWLEWINSPFVSLFVLDRKIKQKAAGRFLFFFICPGLIFLGLAVTFLTQQWFLGLVLLPVGIFLSKITADSLTFFQSN; from the coding sequence ATGAACAATGTCCACCGTCTTTTCCGGCATCGCCTTTTTGCCGACTGGAAATTTCAATATTCTATTTGGAAGCTGGTGGTGGATTGGATCGTAGCCCTCTATATCGTCATCCCCGGCTTAGCTCTTTTCCTGGATACCTATGTGGACTGGTGGCAGGAACCCCCTTCTCTCTTTTTCGCTTTGCCTTTGACCATCCTTTTGCCCATTGCTGTGGTGTTTTGCCGGTCAGGCACCTTACGAATCTTTGTGGAAGAAGCAGATCAGCTCTTCCTCTTTCAGCACCGTTCCTGGCTCAAGGGGCTCGTGGCCTACAGCATCGCTTTTCAGATCTTAGCCAATCTCCTCATCACCGGTTTGCTGGCTTTTCTCTGTGCACCTTTTCTGCTGGCTGTCCATCATGTCGATCTGGCCGGTTTCTTTTGGTTCTTTCTCCTCCTCTTGATTTGCCGCATCAATGCTGGTCTCTTCAAGCAATGCCTTCAGCATCGCTGGGAAGGCTGGCGCTACATTCTGGCCCAGATCCCCTTGCTCGGGTTTTATACGGCTCTCTTTTGGGCAGCCCTTGCTTCTATAGGCAACCGGCCCCTTTATTTTCTGCTCACCTTCCTTCTCCTTCTGCTGCTGATCCTGCTGATCTTTTACAGGCTGTCTCTGCCAGCCACCTTACTTAAAGATATTTCCCTGGCTCAAACCGAAAAAATGAAATTTGCCAATGTGTTCTTGAAATACATGGGGACCTATACCAAAAAGCCAATACGCTTAAAAAAGCATCCCTGGCTGTTTAAAAACTCCGGCCGGCTCTTTAAAGAACGAAGTGCTGATAAAGTCCTAACCGAAATTGGCCTCAAGGGATTTTTGCGCCACCGTTCCAATATGCTCTTTTATCTGCAAGTCGTGGGTATCTATGGAGCTTTTCTCACCATCTTGCCTTCTCTATGGCAATGGATCCTCTGGGGTGGGGCCATCTTCTTTTTGGCCTCCCTGGGAAAACTACAGTGGCTTGAGTGGATCAACTCTCCCTTCGTCTCCTTATTTGTCCTGGACCGGAAAATAAAGCAAAAAGCCGCCGGCCGGTTCCTCTTTTTCTTCATTTGTCCCGGGCTTATCTTTTTGGGGTTGGCGGTCACCTTCTTGACACAACAATGGTTTTTAGGGCTGGTGTTGCTGCCCGTTGGGATTTTCCTCAGCAAAATTACTGCGGATAGCCTGACGTTCTTTCAAAGCAACTAG
- a CDS encoding ABC transporter ATP-binding protein, translated as MPRLNLVQANITSGGYLKKDLILKDISFEVKPGELVGLIGPNGAGKSTILKAIMGQLPYLEGKVEFENAHTHYAYIPEQPVLYDNLTLWEHLEFAAAVGKMSQETFVPRVEELLKLFRLHKEKHQLPVTFSKGMQQKVMLILGFLLRPPLYIVDEPFIGLDPHGMRDFLQLVDQVRQDGAGILMSTHSLDTAEKICTSFILIHEGTIISQGNLEDIRRQSRLPEGSLFDCFINLLEIQP; from the coding sequence GTGCCGAGATTGAATTTAGTTCAAGCCAACATCACGTCCGGCGGATACCTAAAGAAGGACCTCATCCTCAAGGATATTTCCTTTGAGGTAAAGCCCGGTGAGCTTGTCGGATTAATTGGGCCTAACGGTGCGGGAAAAAGCACGATCCTCAAGGCGATTATGGGACAGCTTCCTTATCTGGAGGGAAAGGTTGAATTTGAGAATGCCCACACCCATTATGCCTATATTCCGGAACAACCGGTCCTCTATGATAATCTCACCTTGTGGGAGCATTTAGAGTTCGCCGCAGCCGTGGGAAAAATGAGCCAGGAAACCTTTGTGCCCAGAGTTGAAGAATTGCTGAAGCTCTTCCGCCTCCATAAGGAGAAACACCAACTCCCTGTCACCTTTTCCAAAGGAATGCAGCAAAAAGTCATGCTCATCCTCGGCTTTTTGCTGCGCCCTCCTTTATATATTGTAGATGAGCCTTTCATTGGCTTGGATCCCCACGGCATGCGGGACTTTCTCCAGCTCGTGGACCAAGTGCGTCAGGATGGAGCGGGTATCCTGATGTCCACCCACTCCCTGGATACGGCGGAAAAGATCTGCACTTCTTTCATCCTTATTCATGAAGGAACCATCATCAGTCAGGGAAATCTGGAGGATATACGCCGGCAGAGCCGCTTGCCGGAAGGCTCTCTCTTCGACTGCTTTATCAACCTCCTGGAGATACAGCCATGA
- a CDS encoding DEAD/DEAH box helicase: MPFPIINELEIRTLASSKKAYELGVAYALKGRVSQLSHDGERNLISAVVMGTWLYEVEIILSRNGSIHSCHCTCPAFAEYPGACKHVIAALKAVQRKLTGSQPRLAVVKESVADFMALFANPDPKSVRETLNLEFELQIEIHRRVHAQLQIKVGQNRLYIVKNLEEFLAAIQGGHLLTFGKQFTYDPFLHTFSDEDQTIIHMLQEMSKQYEAFNEQRSFHYASPFSQKPFVLTEYYLGKFFDALGAKHFSLALTSSRGGLPELSPSLQIIRQDIPLDFAIQSKEQYLTLALQSKLPLQLTEDGRYYLYDQNIYQVSSEQQSFLPNLIKVMSGKNLQTLTFPDHQKDFFASEAIPLIEQMGSVAIDPQLAEKFVREELQARIYFDRMGDYGIRARLEFHYGDHIINPFTSQTGANRQEAADAQILIRNIERERKILGIFEQAEFIVSQGVISLEDDEKLFAFITTWLPQLQDCAETFYSDDFKLTIRTSTSFSGRVRLDESSDLLEISFQYSDIDRDELTHIFHSLQVKRNYYRLRDGSFLDLRQPELESMAMFLEHLNLRGEDLNEQTLRLPKFRAMYIDSFLRQANLPGIQRNKAFKQLVQSILEPQDGEYDPPPSLMSVLRDYQKTGFRWLKTLAAYGLGGILADDMGLGKTLQTLAFILSEKLSSPALVVAPTSLIYNWQAEGEKFAPGLHILVVDGSPQERQEQLKGLDQADLVVTSYALLRRDIETFAQVDFSYCFLDEAQNIKNPQTLNAKSVQRIKAKSYFALTGTPIENSLAELWSLFNFCLPGYLLSHQEFQKKYSTPIIKDGDPLALRELSRHIKPFILRRLKKDVLKELPPKIETEIKAALTEEQRKIYLAYLQQTKSQIAQELATHGFAKSQIQILAALTRLRQICSHPGMFIDNYTGESGKMLLFQELLEDSLAGGHRVLVFSQFTSMLDIIGEYLHSENIDYFYLSGSTKALERSRMAASFNNGEGQVFLISLKAGGTGLNLTGADTVIHFDPWWNPAVEDQATDRAHRIGQQNSVQVIKLLTQGTIEEKVNALQAKKKKLIDSVIQPGETMLSKLTEKELRELFELN, from the coding sequence ATGCCTTTTCCTATTATTAACGAACTGGAGATACGCACCCTGGCCTCCAGCAAAAAAGCCTACGAGTTGGGAGTGGCCTATGCCCTTAAGGGCAGGGTAAGCCAATTGTCTCACGATGGGGAAAGAAACCTGATTTCTGCCGTCGTCATGGGCACCTGGCTTTACGAGGTTGAGATTATCCTGAGCAGAAATGGTTCAATTCATTCCTGTCATTGCACTTGTCCGGCCTTTGCCGAATATCCCGGAGCCTGTAAACATGTGATAGCCGCCCTGAAAGCCGTACAAAGAAAGCTGACCGGTTCTCAGCCAAGATTGGCTGTTGTCAAAGAATCCGTAGCTGATTTTATGGCCTTATTTGCGAACCCCGACCCCAAATCTGTTCGCGAAACTTTAAATCTTGAGTTTGAACTCCAAATAGAAATCCATCGTCGGGTCCACGCTCAGCTGCAAATCAAGGTAGGGCAAAACCGTCTTTATATTGTGAAGAATTTAGAAGAGTTCCTAGCCGCTATCCAAGGGGGACACCTACTGACATTCGGCAAACAATTCACCTATGATCCCTTCCTGCACACCTTCAGTGATGAGGATCAAACCATTATCCACATGCTTCAGGAAATGTCAAAGCAATATGAAGCCTTCAATGAGCAGCGGAGCTTCCACTACGCATCCCCCTTCAGCCAAAAACCTTTCGTTTTGACTGAATATTACTTAGGCAAATTCTTTGATGCTTTAGGCGCTAAACACTTCTCTTTAGCCCTCACCTCCTCAAGAGGCGGGTTACCTGAACTTTCCCCCTCCCTCCAGATCATACGCCAGGATATCCCCTTGGATTTTGCCATCCAGTCTAAAGAGCAGTACCTGACTCTGGCTTTGCAAAGCAAGCTTCCCCTGCAGCTTACCGAGGATGGACGCTATTATCTTTATGATCAGAATATCTACCAGGTCTCATCTGAACAACAGTCCTTCCTGCCTAACCTCATTAAAGTTATGTCGGGAAAAAACCTCCAAACTCTCACCTTTCCGGACCATCAGAAAGATTTTTTTGCTTCTGAAGCGATACCCCTTATTGAACAGATGGGTTCTGTTGCCATTGACCCCCAACTGGCCGAAAAATTCGTACGGGAAGAGCTGCAGGCCAGGATTTATTTTGATAGGATGGGTGACTACGGCATCCGAGCCCGCCTGGAATTTCATTACGGGGATCATATAATCAATCCCTTCACCTCTCAGACAGGGGCTAATCGCCAGGAGGCGGCTGACGCGCAAATTCTTATCCGCAATATCGAGAGAGAAAGAAAAATACTGGGGATCTTTGAGCAAGCAGAATTTATCGTTTCCCAAGGGGTAATAAGTTTGGAAGATGATGAAAAGCTCTTTGCTTTCATCACCACCTGGCTTCCCCAGCTCCAAGATTGTGCGGAAACTTTCTATTCGGATGACTTCAAACTTACCATTCGCACTTCCACCAGCTTTTCCGGCCGGGTGCGTTTGGATGAATCCTCAGACCTGCTGGAGATATCCTTTCAATATAGTGATATCGACCGGGATGAGCTGACCCATATCTTTCATTCTTTGCAGGTGAAGCGGAACTATTACCGGCTGCGGGACGGCTCCTTTCTCGACCTGAGGCAGCCTGAACTGGAATCTATGGCCATGTTTCTTGAGCATTTAAACCTCAGGGGGGAGGATTTGAACGAACAGACCCTAAGGCTTCCCAAGTTCAGAGCCATGTATATCGACAGCTTTTTGCGTCAAGCCAATTTACCTGGAATTCAGCGCAATAAAGCCTTTAAACAATTAGTCCAAAGCATTCTTGAGCCCCAGGACGGGGAATATGATCCGCCGCCATCCCTTATGAGTGTACTGCGGGATTACCAGAAGACGGGATTCCGGTGGCTTAAAACCCTGGCTGCTTATGGTCTGGGCGGCATTCTGGCCGATGATATGGGACTGGGAAAAACCTTGCAGACCCTGGCCTTTATCTTGTCCGAAAAGCTTTCCTCCCCTGCTCTGGTGGTTGCCCCCACTTCTCTCATCTATAACTGGCAGGCGGAAGGGGAAAAATTCGCGCCGGGCTTGCATATCCTGGTGGTCGATGGCTCACCCCAAGAACGCCAGGAGCAATTAAAGGGCCTCGATCAAGCTGATTTAGTCGTCACCTCCTATGCTCTGCTCAGACGGGATATCGAGACCTTTGCCCAGGTTGACTTTTCCTACTGCTTCCTGGATGAAGCTCAGAATATCAAGAATCCCCAGACCTTGAACGCCAAATCTGTTCAGAGAATTAAAGCGAAGAGTTATTTTGCCCTGACCGGCACGCCCATAGAAAATTCTCTTGCCGAACTTTGGTCCCTCTTTAATTTTTGTCTGCCGGGCTATCTGCTCTCTCACCAGGAATTTCAGAAAAAGTACTCCACGCCGATCATTAAAGACGGCGATCCCCTGGCCCTTAGGGAATTAAGCCGGCATATCAAGCCTTTTATCCTGCGCAGGCTTAAAAAAGACGTTCTGAAAGAACTGCCCCCGAAGATCGAGACGGAAATCAAAGCCGCCTTAACCGAGGAGCAGCGCAAAATCTATCTGGCCTATCTTCAGCAGACCAAAAGCCAGATTGCTCAAGAACTTGCCACTCATGGTTTTGCCAAAAGCCAGATCCAAATTCTCGCTGCCTTAACCAGACTAAGGCAGATCTGTTCCCATCCGGGAATGTTCATCGACAATTATACGGGGGAAAGCGGAAAAATGCTCCTCTTCCAGGAACTCTTAGAGGATAGTTTAGCCGGCGGCCACCGGGTGCTGGTTTTTTCCCAGTTTACCTCCATGCTGGATATCATCGGGGAGTATCTCCACTCTGAAAACATCGACTATTTTTATCTCAGTGGGTCCACAAAAGCTCTTGAACGTTCACGTATGGCCGCTTCGTTCAATAACGGCGAGGGTCAGGTTTTCCTGATCTCCTTAAAAGCCGGTGGAACGGGGTTAAATCTGACCGGTGCCGACACCGTAATTCATTTCGACCCCTGGTGGAATCCGGCTGTTGAAGATCAGGCTACAGACCGGGCCCATCGCATTGGACAGCAGAATTCTGTCCAAGTGATTAAGCTCCTCACCCAAGGGACCATTGAAGAAAAAGTCAACGCCCTGCAAGCTAAAAAGAAAAAGCTCATTGATTCCGTCATCCAACCCGGTGAAACTATGCTCTCGAAATTGACGGAGAAGGAATTGCGAGAGCTTTTCGAGTTAAACTAA
- the proC gene encoding pyrroline-5-carboxylate reductase gives MKKISFIGAGNMAEAIIKGLMVTGSYEIRVTNRSNQAKLAQMKEDYGVIPVSFREAVKDSEIILLAVKPKDVGEALAQIREGISSNQLLISVAAGIPLALLEKHLPHCPIIRAMPNTSSAVLHSMTGLVKGQGVNEAKQRDVEDIFGAVGKYIWITEEQINPLIAMSGSGPAYFYLFTEALVKAGVDMGFSQEVAENLAKETLMGAAKMLAQSGKSPGELRVAVTSPKGTTQEALEVFREQGLEELVAQAAKACKHRAQAMEREYLG, from the coding sequence ATGAAAAAGATCAGTTTTATCGGGGCAGGAAACATGGCTGAGGCCATTATCAAAGGGCTGATGGTGACGGGAAGCTACGAAATTCGGGTGACCAATCGCTCTAACCAGGCTAAGCTGGCCCAAATGAAAGAGGACTATGGGGTCATTCCCGTCTCTTTTAGGGAAGCGGTCAAGGATTCGGAGATCATCCTTTTAGCAGTGAAACCCAAGGATGTTGGGGAAGCGTTGGCCCAAATCAGGGAGGGTATAAGCTCAAACCAGCTCCTGATCAGCGTGGCGGCAGGAATTCCCCTGGCCTTGCTGGAAAAACATTTGCCTCATTGTCCCATTATTCGGGCTATGCCCAATACCTCAAGCGCCGTCTTGCATTCCATGACCGGCTTGGTCAAAGGTCAGGGTGTCAATGAAGCGAAGCAGAGGGATGTGGAAGATATTTTTGGGGCAGTTGGGAAATATATCTGGATAACTGAGGAACAGATTAATCCCCTCATCGCCATGAGCGGAAGCGGGCCGGCTTATTTTTATCTTTTTACTGAGGCTTTGGTCAAGGCAGGGGTTGATATGGGCTTCAGCCAGGAGGTAGCCGAGAACCTGGCCAAAGAAACCTTAATGGGAGCAGCTAAGATGCTGGCTCAGAGCGGGAAATCCCCCGGTGAATTGAGGGTGGCCGTAACCTCGCCCAAAGGAACCACCCAGGAGGCTTTGGAGGTCTTCCGGGAGCAGGGGTTAGAAGAGCTTGTGGCCCAGGCCGCTAAAGCCTGCAAGCATCGTGCACAAGCAATGGAAAGGGAGTATTTGGGGTGA
- the proB gene encoding glutamate 5-kinase, with the protein MSDLRRIVIKVGSSSLNHPEGGLDDQAIQRIAGVIAGIRQLGVECVLVSSGAVAAGVGKLGLKTKPKDMAGKQAVAAVGQGVLIEKYALALEARGLVCAQVLLSRLDLAEASRYRNAQNTLEQLLRYQVIPIINENDTVAVEELCFGDNDRLSALVAGLVHGDLLVILTDVDGLYSANPKLNPQAELIEEVEDLTQVMHIAGGAGSSMGTGGMVTKLKAAEITTRFGMGMFLLHSKRMEEIIELIQGERPLGTYFFPAAHRIMGKKRWIAYGGLSEGSIFIDEGAVKALLKGKSLLASGITGIDGVWERKELVRINNPDGIEVARGLVELSSEELEKVRGKHSEEMLATIPNLEGEEVVHRDNMTLMIE; encoded by the coding sequence GTGAGTGACCTGCGTAGAATCGTGATCAAGGTAGGGAGCAGCAGTTTAAACCATCCTGAAGGCGGTCTTGATGATCAAGCTATTCAGAGGATTGCCGGGGTCATTGCCGGGATCCGCCAGCTTGGTGTAGAATGTGTCCTGGTCAGCTCGGGTGCAGTGGCTGCCGGGGTGGGGAAGCTGGGTCTAAAAACCAAGCCTAAGGATATGGCCGGCAAACAGGCAGTTGCCGCTGTAGGTCAGGGCGTTTTGATTGAGAAATACGCCCTTGCTTTGGAGGCACGGGGCTTGGTCTGCGCTCAGGTCCTGCTGTCCCGCCTTGACTTAGCTGAGGCCTCCCGTTATCGCAATGCTCAAAACACCTTAGAGCAGCTGCTGCGTTATCAGGTGATTCCGATTATCAATGAAAATGATACTGTGGCGGTGGAAGAGCTGTGTTTCGGGGATAATGACCGCCTTTCCGCCCTGGTGGCGGGTTTGGTTCATGGAGACTTGCTGGTGATTCTCACGGATGTGGACGGACTCTATTCTGCCAATCCCAAACTCAATCCTCAGGCAGAGCTCATTGAGGAAGTGGAGGATTTGACCCAAGTTATGCACATCGCCGGAGGTGCGGGCAGCTCCATGGGTACAGGCGGGATGGTGACCAAACTAAAGGCAGCGGAGATCACCACCCGTTTTGGTATGGGGATGTTCCTCCTGCACTCCAAGCGCATGGAAGAAATCATTGAACTGATTCAAGGGGAGCGGCCTTTAGGCACCTACTTTTTCCCGGCTGCCCACCGCATTATGGGCAAGAAACGCTGGATCGCCTATGGCGGCCTATCCGAGGGAAGCATCTTTATTGATGAGGGGGCCGTAAAGGCTTTACTCAAAGGAAAAAGCCTGCTGGCTTCAGGCATTACCGGCATCGACGGTGTCTGGGAACGAAAAGAACTGGTACGCATCAATAACCCGGACGGAATTGAGGTGGCTCGCGGCTTAGTGGAGCTGAGCAGTGAAGAGTTAGAGAAAGTCCGTGGCAAGCACTCGGAAGAGATGTTGGCCACCATCCCCAATCTAGAGGGTGAAGAGGTCGTTCATCGCGATAATATGACCTTGATGATCGAATGA
- a CDS encoding glutamate-5-semialdehyde dehydrogenase, producing the protein MDFAPELITIGQKAKDAARKLAYAGTAAKNKALLAMAEALLNHEQKILEANRKDVEAAIQKGTKKSLVNRLALTSEGIRQMSDALKEVVNLGDPVGEGEFWTRPNGLRIQRTRVPLGVVAMIYEARPNVTVDAAALCLKSGNAVILRGGSEAIESNKILSKVIAGAAESQGMPTACIQLLENTNRQWVQQLMKMNGYVDVIIPRGGAGLIETVVKEATVPVIETGTGVCHAYVDGEADLAKGVSIVFNAKTQKPGVCNALEAVLVNEAVAQEFLPLLGEKFRDYGVEIRGCEKTCAILPYAAKAKEEDWGIEHLDLIISAKVVQGVDEAMDHIYQYGTKHSETIITENYTTAQRFLNEVDAAAVYVNASTRFTDGGRFGFGAEIGISTQKLHARGPMGLQALTTMKYMVYGEDHIVT; encoded by the coding sequence ATGGATTTTGCACCGGAACTGATCACAATCGGCCAAAAAGCCAAAGATGCCGCCCGCAAGCTGGCTTATGCCGGCACCGCCGCTAAGAACAAGGCTCTTCTGGCGATGGCGGAGGCTCTGCTGAATCATGAACAAAAAATTTTGGAGGCCAATCGGAAAGATGTAGAGGCAGCTATTCAAAAGGGAACCAAAAAATCCTTGGTCAATCGCCTGGCTTTGACCTCTGAAGGAATTCGCCAAATGAGTGATGCCCTTAAAGAAGTGGTGAATTTAGGCGATCCGGTAGGGGAAGGGGAGTTCTGGACCCGTCCCAATGGTTTGCGCATTCAGCGTACCCGGGTCCCCTTAGGTGTGGTGGCTATGATCTATGAAGCCCGCCCCAATGTGACAGTGGATGCGGCGGCTCTCTGCCTGAAGTCCGGCAATGCGGTCATTCTCCGGGGAGGCTCCGAAGCTATTGAGAGCAATAAGATTCTGAGCAAGGTGATCGCTGGGGCAGCGGAAAGCCAGGGCATGCCCACAGCCTGCATTCAACTCCTGGAGAATACGAATCGGCAATGGGTTCAGCAGCTCATGAAAATGAACGGCTATGTGGATGTCATCATCCCCAGAGGGGGGGCAGGGCTTATTGAGACTGTAGTCAAGGAAGCCACTGTTCCCGTCATTGAGACCGGTACCGGAGTATGCCATGCTTATGTCGATGGGGAAGCCGATCTGGCTAAAGGGGTCAGCATTGTCTTCAATGCCAAAACCCAAAAACCCGGCGTATGCAATGCTCTGGAGGCTGTCTTGGTGAATGAGGCGGTAGCTCAGGAATTTCTGCCTCTGCTGGGAGAAAAATTCCGGGATTATGGGGTGGAAATAAGGGGATGTGAAAAGACCTGTGCCATCCTGCCTTACGCTGCCAAAGCCAAGGAAGAGGATTGGGGAATAGAGCATCTGGATCTGATCATCAGTGCCAAGGTGGTTCAAGGTGTGGATGAAGCCATGGACCATATTTATCAGTATGGAACCAAGCATTCAGAGACGATTATCACCGAGAACTACACCACAGCTCAGCGATTCTTAAATGAGGTGGATGCCGCGGCTGTTTACGTTAATGCTTCCACTCGTTTCACCGACGGCGGGCGTTTCGGCTTTGGGGCCGAGATCGGCATCAGCACCCAGAAGCTTCATGCTCGGGGACCTATGGGGCTGCAAGCGCTGACCACTATGAAATATATGGTCTATGGTGAGGATCATATTGTCACTTGA